The Misgurnus anguillicaudatus chromosome 21, ASM2758022v2, whole genome shotgun sequence genome includes a window with the following:
- the LOC129452552 gene encoding cadherin-1 translates to MSISCTSLTFREKSETSLLKMVTVRIRVIFLCQVFLCGFVELACTPGFDSELFVFKVRSDHLDRETKVGEVIFNACDVRSRSVFQSGDKRFSVRTDGSVRLKTPVTLHDGYMMFDVHAWDSRDMKHTASVRVECTAHHHEDHHMNTAVNITPQMDTLPDDLVVRFPRFSAGLKRSKRDWVIPPLRVYENKDLTKGIFGQIKSDLDRVKYSLSGEGADQAPFNLFVINQETGDLRVTNIFDREIRASYKLFPLAYGEGGVKEKPMEIIIEVIDVNDNKPRFTQNTFNGNVPDAAPKNYEFMTVTATDADDPNTDNAEVRYKIISQDPPSPNPNMFDINPVTGVIRVIGSGLDRKKWSKYTLVLEAANMNVEGYTTTSTAVITVTDSNDNPPQFEQDTYTVSVPENQVGVEVAKLTVTDGDELGSPAWSTKYKIISGDRLGVFNISTGPSQLEGIITTVKPLEYEKTKQYILSVIVENDHPFVGSLPTSTATVTVNVEDVNEPPVFNPKEKHIIKPEDVPVGSDLVAFTATDPDTERSQKLTYRIGSDPAGFLSVVEDTGMIKVKSLMDRESNEVKDSKYKAILLAVDDDAEARATGTGTLIIELEDVNDNAPYINEREIKICNQEAPPVLLSITDKYLHPNAGPFSVETQGDTRKYWTARMNNSGTGIELILNTMLMPGVYNVILRVFDKQKLNQDNSLKATVCNCKGESVVCSETRVAGLSLSGVVRIICTIFALLSISYLLVLFMRQQICLGQGGV, encoded by the exons ATGAGCATCAGCTGCACGAGTTTAACCTTCAGAGAGAAATCTGAGACTTCACTGCTGAAAATGGTTACTGTGAGAATCAGAGTTATTTTCTTGTGTCAG GTATTTTTGTGTGGATTTGTGGAGTTGGCATGCACACCTGGATTTGATTCAgagttatttgtgtttaaagtgCGCAGTGATCACCTTGACAGAGAAACAAAAGTCGGAGAAG TAATCTTCAATGCCTGTGATGTAAGATCAAGATCAGTCTTTCAGTCGGGTGACAAGCGGTTCAGTGTGAGAACAGATGGAAGTGTAAGACTGAAGACACCGGTGACTCTTCATGATGGATATATGATGTTTGATGTACACGCTTGGGACTCCAGGGATATGAAGCACACAGCATCTGTCAGAGTTGAATGTACTGCTCACCATCATGAAGATCATCACATGAATACTGCCGTGAACATCACACCACAG aTGGATACTTTACCTGATGATTTGGTCGTGAGGTTTCCAAGATTTTCAGCCGGTCTAAAGAGATCAAAGAGAGATTGGGTTATTCCACCTTTGCGAGTATATGAAAACAAAGATCTTACCAAAGGAATTTTTGGCCAG ATCAAGTCAGATTTGGATCGGGTGAAGTACAGTCTCAGCGGTGAAGGAGCAGATCAGGCACCTTTTAATCTTTTCGTAATTAATCAGGAAACAGGAGATCTTCGTGTGACAAATATTTTTGACAGAGAGATTAGAGCTTCTTataaa CTCTTCCCTCTTGCTTATGGAGAAGGAGGCGTAAAAGAGAAGCCAATGGAAATCATTATTGAGGTGATTGATGTGAATGATAATAAACCTCGGTTTACTCAAAATACTTTTAATGGAAATGTTCCTGATGCTGCTCCAAAAA ATTATGAGTTTATGACGGTCACAGCCACTGATGCAGATGATCCAAATACTGATAATGCTGAAGTCAGATACAAAATTATCAGCCAAGATCCACCATCACCAAATCCAAATATGTTTGACATCAATCCTGTAACAGGAGTGATTCGTGTGATCGGTTCAGGCCTGGATAGAAAG AAATGGTCCAAATATACTTTGGTTCTTGAGGCTGCAAACATGAACGTAGAAGGTTATACAACGACCAGCACAGCTGTTATTACGGTCACTGACAGCAATGATAATCCACCTCAATTTGAGCAAGACACG tacaCTGTATCTGTCCCAGAGAATCAAGTTGGAGTTGAAGTGGCCAAACTCACAGTTACTGATGGAGATGAACTTGGATCACCTGCCTGGTCAACCAAGTATAAGATTATCAGTGGTGACAGATTAGGAGTTTTTAATATCAGTACTGGACCCAGTCAGCTGGAGGGAATCATCACCACTGTGAAG CCGCTGGAATACGAGAAGACCAAGCAGTACATTTTGTCTGTGATTGTCGAAAATGATCATCCGTTTGTCGGCTCTTTGCCCACCTCCACCGCCACAGTCACTGTCAATGTTGAGGATGTGAACGAGCCTCCGGTGTTTAATCCAAAGGAGAAGCACATTATTAAACCTGAAGATGTTCCTGTTGGTAGTGACTTGGTTGCTTTTACAGCCACTGATCCAGACACTGAAAGATCACAGAAGTTAAC GTACAGAATCGGCAGTGATCCCGCTGGCTTTCTCAGTGTCGTTGAAGACACGGGAATGATCAAAGTCAAGAGTCTTATGGACAGAGAATCTAACGAAGTCAAAGATAGCAAATACAAAGCCATCCTTCTGGCCGTTGATGATGACG CTGAAGCTAGAGCAACCGGCACAGGAACCCTGATCATTGAGCTGGAGGATGTGAATGATAACGCTCCCTATATTAATGAAAGAGAAATAAAGATCTGTAATCAAGAGGCACCTCCAGTCCTCCTCTCCATCACTGATAAATATTTGCATCCCAACGCTGGACCCTTTAGTGTTGAAACTCAGGGAGACACGAGGAAATATTGGACTGCCAGAATGAATAATTCAG GAACCGGCATTGAGCTGATCCTTAACACTATGCTGATGCCTGGCGTCTACAATGTAATCCTGAGAGTTTTCGATAAGCAGAAGCTGAATCAGGACAACTCGCTTAAAGCCACCGTGTGTAACTGCAAGGGTGAAAGTGTTGTGTGCAGTGAGACGCGGGTGGCTGGGTTGTCGTTGTCTGGAGTTGTTAGAATCATTTGCACCATCTTTGCTCTGCTGTCTATTTCCTATCTATTGGTACTTTTTATGAGACAACAGATTTGTCTTGGTCAAGGCGGTGTCTAA